From the genome of Candidatus Bathyarchaeota archaeon:
CCCTTCGAGATATTCCTGGCGGTAACTTATCCTTCAGAGACCTGGCCTCTATATTCTTTGAGATTTGTAGGACAAGGTTCACGTCGACATCTGCTGCTAGAAGGATCCTCTGGAGATCCTTAACAAGCTCCTTCACAGCTTTCTCATCGATTACTGGAAGCCTCAAGATTCTTCTGACGGCGTCGCTTAGGGACCTGCCTAGGGTTTCTATGGCGCTCAATGGGGTTCTGTTTCCTCCGAATCTTTAACCTCCATCTGTCGCCGCTGCAACTATCAATGGGAAAAGTATTGTGGCGTCGCCGATAAGGTTGACTATCCTATTCTTTCCCTTTATCTTGCGCCAGCTTATCGCCTCTTCCAAGGGGGCTCCGCTCAATCCTCCGGCTTCGGGTCTATCCATCGTTATCTGAACAGCTGCGTCTAATCCGCCTCTGAGAGTGTTTGATACTAGTAGATGGTGTTTGGGTAATCCTCCGCCTATTATTATTGCCCCAACCTTCTTTGCTTCCGTTGAAATCTCGACGAGTTTGCTGAGGTCTTTGAAAAAGTTTATTCTCAATGTTTTAAATGTGCTGTATGTCCATAGGTTCATTCCAAGCATCGAATCATGTAGGGCAGGGCATATTATTGGAACATTCTTCCTGTACGCTGTCTTCAGGATAGAGTTCTCGTCACGTAGCCTCTTACCTATCTCCCATAATATTTCGTATCCTGAGATGTTTCTCCTCAGGTCTTCAGGAATATTCTCAACAATTTTATAGGTTCTTTTCTCGAGGGTTTCGAAAGCCTTCATTTCCACGTTTATATCGTATATCCTGCCAACCCCTAACTTTCTCAGGGTGGGATCGTCGGCGTTTACTCTTCCAGTCCTGTGTCTGTACCCTATAGCTTCTATGATGTCATGTGTGATGTTTGCGCCTGTTGATACTATTGCATCCAGATAGTTTTTGTCTACGAGGTCTCTGATAACTTGTCTGAGGCCTCCTGGAACAATCGGTCCAGCCAAGCCTAGAAGACAGGTGTAGTCTTCATCGTTGAATATCTCTCTGGTAACCTCAACGGCCCTTGCGAGCCTGCCAGCTCCTAGAACACCTGCCTTACCCATCTCCCTTATGATGTCCCTTACCCTCATACATTTCTTTATCTTGATCTGCCCTACATGAGGCAACTATTCTCAGCCTAGAATTCTTTGGGTTTTAGATTTCTCACTTGGTCCTCACTATTTTGACTCCGCCAGCCATCCTCCAGTATTCAACTTCAACTCCAGTGTTGAGTTTAGATCTCAGCTCAGACTCCTTTGGTAGGGGGGTCTCGAAAGTCTCGTATGTTTCAAGGTCCATTATTTGGACAGTCTCATCGATAACCGATATTATCTGGCCGCTCCGCTTCTCTATGATTGGAACATCTATCTTCGCGTCTACTGGACTTATTACGTTCTTTTTCTGCTCAGAGAAGAGGCCTATGGCTACTATCCTTGCTTTTGCCGCTCCATGCTTTCCAGGCTTACTCTTCTCATACTCTACAACTCTGCAAGGCTCATTGTCTACTATTATGTATTGTCCGACTTTCACACTTCCAACATCTACAGGTTTACTCATCAAAGGTTCTCCTCTACGGTCCATCTCTTTGACAATAAAGGTCTTATAAGCTAATAGATTTACTGGTTTTGGGTTGGTGCTGGAGGGTAGGCGGGACTCTATTATTGTAGGATGGTATATGAGTTGGGGAGGGATTCCCACCCCCCAACAGGGGCGTTGATATCGTTAACCTCCGAACTATCCATTAACGGGAGTAGACCTTGGAAAAATCTATCTTTCCCCTTATTGGGTTTAGTCAAACTGCAACATCTTAAAATTATACCTTCAGGCTATAAGTTCTGAGCCTCTCTTGCATCTGTAGGTGTGGTCTTTGTTCAAGACAGTTGGTGTCGTACCACGTTTGGATAGCGAGGATGCGTTGAGCCTGGCTTTGAACATATATAAATATGTAAGTTCAGAAGGGCTCACCGCCATTCCTGAAGTTGAGTTTGCAAGGTTGAAGAGTCTTAGGGGTGGGGTCTCTCTCCCTGAGATGGACGCTGACCTGATAGTTACTGTTGGCGGTGATGGAACGGTTCTCAAGACGAGCATGAGCATACCGAGGCCTGAGACTCCTATATTGGCTGTCAATATGGGTAGGAGGGGCTACTTAACTGAGGTTGAACCTGAGAATGCGATGAAGGCTCTGAAGATGTGTCTTCTTGGAAAATATAGGCTTGAGGAACATGCTAAGATATCGGCTTACGTTGAAGATAGGAAGCTGGCTGACAGTCTGAATGAGGTGCTCATAACACCTGCGACTTCTTGGAAAATGTTAACCTTCAATGTTGAACGTGACGGCTCCAAACTTGTAGAGCAGAGGGCTGACGGTCTGATAGTTGCCACCCCAACAGGCTCAACAGCCCACGCATTCTCAGCCGGCGGACCTATTCTAGAGAGATTAATCGAAGCCTTCGTAATCGCATTCATATGCCCCTCAGAATATGTGAGGTCGATGGTGGTCTCCTCCATTAAGCCTGTTCAGGTTAAGATTGGGGGGCCAAGGGTCAAGGTTGTCGTGACTGTGGACGGCCGATACATTAAGCAGCTACCCCCTGATAAACCACTTAAAATCGAACGCTCGAAGAGTAAGGCGATATTCATAAGATTCGACTCACCCCTACTGAGTAGAAGTTACGGTCACCCCTTCAGGCTAGGTCGCTCCGAGACATGAACGTATACGTGCTCGATACATCTGCATTCATAATGGGTGTAAATCCATCAACGATCAAAGGTAGGGTGTACTCAGTGCCTGAGGTTGAGGCTGAGTTGCCTCCGAGAAGCATGGCAGCCATACGTTTCAGAACGAGCAGAGACAATGGAGATCTGGTAGTAAGGTCTCCAACATGGGCTTCAACAGAATCTTTGAAGAAAGTATCGTCTAAGCTCGGGGAGGGAGGTGTATTATCGTCGGCTGACTTGAAGATTCTTGCCCTAGGGCTAGATCTTAAACTGGAGGGTGTGAATCCTGTGATAGTCAGCGACGACTATGCTATTCAGAATGTTGCTGAACACCTCAACCTAGACTATGTATTTCTAGTGACTTTCGGAATAAAGTACAGGTTCAACTGGTCTCTCTTCTGCCCAGCATGCTTTAGAAGATATCATTATAGCTACCGTGAGAGAGTATGTGAAGTGTGTGGAACCGAACTCAAGAGGAGGGTCCTGAAGAAATTTGAGAAGTCAGGGAGCACATGATTGTCAAGGTCAGGCCTAGACATATTTTCTTTGATCGATATTCTTTTCATAGTTATCTGAGAGTCATTTCTAGAAGTGTAGCCACGACCTGATAATTTTGAGGCTGTAACGCCCACCATAGGCGAAGATCACAAGCATTAAGGTCTTCCCTAAGATTGAAGCCGCTAGGGCTTTCCTCTTAGGATACCTCATCATACCAAGAGGGATCCATATGACATCGTCAGGCGTCAAGGGCGTTGCCGCAAATAGAAATATAAGGATAGCGCCATACTTCTCCAATTTCGGCCTCCAACCGTCGATCCTAGAAACATACTTGTCTGGGATGATGTATCTCCCCCCTTCACCTATGTAGTAGTGGGTGTACTGGCCTATCCCAGCCCCTATCCCAGCGACTACCCCAGTGATG
Proteins encoded in this window:
- a CDS encoding VTT domain-containing protein, with protein sequence MGGSSKLVIVTMIIAIVGGTVVIRLIGLRNVSAFLVDLGYLGAFISGLVGTSSLMISILPPQVVVFILSDPALGLDPLITGVVAGIGAGIGQYTHYYIGEGGRYIIPDKYVSRIDGWRPKLEKYGAILIFLFAATPLTPDDVIWIPLGMMRYPKRKALAASILGKTLMLVIFAYGGRYSLKIIRSWLHF
- a CDS encoding NAD(+)/NADH kinase encodes the protein MFKTVGVVPRLDSEDALSLALNIYKYVSSEGLTAIPEVEFARLKSLRGGVSLPEMDADLIVTVGGDGTVLKTSMSIPRPETPILAVNMGRRGYLTEVEPENAMKALKMCLLGKYRLEEHAKISAYVEDRKLADSLNEVLITPATSWKMLTFNVERDGSKLVEQRADGLIVATPTGSTAHAFSAGGPILERLIEAFVIAFICPSEYVRSMVVSSIKPVQVKIGGPRVKVVVTVDGRYIKQLPPDKPLKIERSKSKAIFIRFDSPLLSRSYGHPFRLGRSET
- a CDS encoding translation initiation factor IF-5A, which encodes MSKPVDVGSVKVGQYIIVDNEPCRVVEYEKSKPGKHGAAKARIVAIGLFSEQKKNVISPVDAKIDVPIIEKRSGQIISVIDETVQIMDLETYETFETPLPKESELRSKLNTGVEVEYWRMAGGVKIVRTK
- a CDS encoding deoxyhypusine synthase, giving the protein MRVRDIIREMGKAGVLGAGRLARAVEVTREIFNDEDYTCLLGLAGPIVPGGLRQVIRDLVDKNYLDAIVSTGANITHDIIEAIGYRHRTGRVNADDPTLRKLGVGRIYDINVEMKAFETLEKRTYKIVENIPEDLRRNISGYEILWEIGKRLRDENSILKTAYRKNVPIICPALHDSMLGMNLWTYSTFKTLRINFFKDLSKLVEISTEAKKVGAIIIGGGLPKHHLLVSNTLRGGLDAAVQITMDRPEAGGLSGAPLEEAISWRKIKGKNRIVNLIGDATILFPLIVAAATDGG
- a CDS encoding NOB1 family endonuclease, with the translated sequence MNVYVLDTSAFIMGVNPSTIKGRVYSVPEVEAELPPRSMAAIRFRTSRDNGDLVVRSPTWASTESLKKVSSKLGEGGVLSSADLKILALGLDLKLEGVNPVIVSDDYAIQNVAEHLNLDYVFLVTFGIKYRFNWSLFCPACFRRYHYSYRERVCEVCGTELKRRVLKKFEKSGST